GCACAGAAGCGAGATTATGAAGCATTCAAACCAGTTCGTCAAGCATTTTTTTAAGTTTATTTTTTAACATCAACAACAAACTCGAACGCCCAACTAACCCTTCACACCGCTTTTTCTCGCCGCCTCAGCAGCAGAGAAACGAGATTATGAACACTTTCGTCTACACTGTCAATAGGTAAATGGCATTTAAAATAAGACTAAATTCTTAATAAAAGATAAATCATTGTTTTTTATTTATATTTTTTCAAATGAGGCTCACATTTCATTTTTTTTAATGACACTGATTTGCCCATTGGTTTCTAAAACTGCCAGTCGAACCTCATCAAGGCAAGAACAATCATTTTGGCGCAGCGCGTCATTTAGCTCGTGATGGGTGATTTTGTTATGTTTCAAGACATCGCTGTATAAGTAACCATTGTGAACCAGCACTTCTGGGCGCCCTTCCACAATTTTCTCGATTTCTTTATTTCTAAAAACCAACCATGCAATGATTGTATTTAGGCCCACAAGGGTGACGGTGATGATTAAGCCTGCTGTAATGGTGTTGTCTCCTCCGTTCATTGCATTTTGAACGCCGTTCGATAACAGCAGTAGCAACACAAAGTCGAAAGGCGTCAACTCTCCAATTTGACGTTTACCCGTGAAGCGCAAGACAACCATCACAAACAGATACACCATTGCGGCGCGGACAATGAACTCCCAATAAGGAGCGGATAAATTCCACATGATTTTCCTTTACATCCGGTTACATTTCTAAACAATGTGTAACACTTGCTTGATTAAGGTGACTTTATAGTGCTGTTTGCATGGTTAACAAACAGAATAAAGCCGTCATTTTTTCTAAAAACGCAACGATGCAAAAAGCTTTATTTACGCTTATGCCTAGGCTGCTGCGACAGTTTGATCTTAGCTGCAACATGATGTTGCGCATCAATTCGTGAGCGCTGCGATGATTTCAACACAGGGATTTGCTTGCCATGATGGGCACGTTGGGATGGGTGTACTTTCACTTTACGCGGTCCTTCCTTTGCTGTTAAAGGCTTGACTTTCATGCGTCCAAGCTCAGCCTTATGCTGGGGCTTGTGGTGTGCCATGTGCGAAAGCTTAGCCGTTTTCGGATGTTTTACTGTTACATGATGCGGCTTTACGTGATGCTTTACGTGATGCTTTACGTGATGCTTTACGTGATGTTTTATATGGGCTTTTTTATGCGCTTGCTGCATGCTGATGCGATGTGAACGGGAACTGCGATGGTGTTTTTTTGTGCTGTGCTTAATCACATGTCGACGATGATGCACTTTTGTGCGGCGTGCGCCTGTTGACTCGTGGTGGCGAACGGCACCACTATTGCGAGCAAAAATAGAAACAGTTGCGGATGTGCTGACAGGGTCTTCGGTGTGCAAGACCTCTTGCGCGAAACCCTGGGTAAACAGCAGAGGTAAAACCAAACCAACGGCAAATACTATTTTTTTCATAATGTCTGTCCTCAATAACGGGTGGTCAAGAAAGCCGTTATTCTAATTTGAACCAAAATTATTCAAGTAACCAAATGTAATTCATATCCTACAATACAATGACAACGAAATCCTCACCCATTACCCATTAAGAGATCGCCATGACCACACGCCTTGTTTTCGCCGAAGACGACACTGCCCTCGCGGGTTTACTCAAAGATTACCTTGAACGCCATGATTTTCAGGTCACGGTTGTGCACGATGGTGCACATGTCATGGAGGTGGTTCAACATGAGGCACCTGATGCGGTGTTACTTGACATCATGTTGCCCAACATTGACGGCCTGACATTGTGCCAAAATTTGCGCACGTCATATCAAAAGCCCATTATCCTCTTCACCGCAAATGACAGTGAAATCAAACACATTTTGGGTCTTGAGCTGGGCGCAAATGATTACATTGTTAAAACAACATCACCTTCTATTTTGCTGGCACGGCTTCAGTCACAATTGCGTCAATATCAACCCACACAATCCGCCATCATCCCAAGCAACTCGCTGATTCACATTGGTCAATTGACCATCGACAAAACGAACCGCACGATACTCATTGGCTCAGACAGCATCAATCTGTCTTCTTCTGATTTCGATATGCTGTGGCTGCTGGCCTGTCATGCAGGCGAAATCCTAACACGCGATCAACTGCTCCGCGCAACGCGAAACATTGATTATGATGGGCTTGACCGCAGTATTGACATTGCCATTTCGCGCTTACGCAAAAAACTATTGGATGATGCCGATGAGCCCGCTCGCATTAAAACCATTCGCAACAAGGGTTACCTGCTGTCCCCCTCGGGTTGGAATTAAGGAGAACCCTGCATGCGCCGCACCTTTATTAAATTTTATGTCATTTTATTGGGTTGTCTTTTAACCATTTCCATTTTATTTGGTGCTGTGTATAAAAATGCCATAGATGAAATCAGCGAAAACTACTTGGGTGATTTGCTGGCCACCGTATTGAACTTAATTGGCACAGAGTTACATGAATTACCTCCCGATCAATGGAAGGCTGCATTACAGGAGCGCCACCTCGATACCACCTTCAGCCTCGACATT
The window above is part of the Ephemeroptericola cinctiostellae genome. Proteins encoded here:
- a CDS encoding DUF421 domain-containing protein; this translates as MWNLSAPYWEFIVRAAMVYLFVMVVLRFTGKRQIGELTPFDFVLLLLLSNGVQNAMNGGDNTITAGLIITVTLVGLNTIIAWLVFRNKEIEKIVEGRPEVLVHNGYLYSDVLKHNKITHHELNDALRQNDCSCLDEVRLAVLETNGQISVIKKNEM
- a CDS encoding response regulator; protein product: MTTRLVFAEDDTALAGLLKDYLERHDFQVTVVHDGAHVMEVVQHEAPDAVLLDIMLPNIDGLTLCQNLRTSYQKPIILFTANDSEIKHILGLELGANDYIVKTTSPSILLARLQSQLRQYQPTQSAIIPSNSLIHIGQLTIDKTNRTILIGSDSINLSSSDFDMLWLLACHAGEILTRDQLLRATRNIDYDGLDRSIDIAISRLRKKLLDDADEPARIKTIRNKGYLLSPSGWN